The following proteins come from a genomic window of Athalia rosae chromosome 1, iyAthRosa1.1, whole genome shotgun sequence:
- the LOC105691376 gene encoding uncharacterized protein LOC105691376 — translation MPVENTGLKMNYGKKSPSMGTPSIYSHVTTRSSANLRSSRSTRSVKIPWYQKPIITNAFVLDIQRGAMMTAIYSLCLGIFTVCSSVFDIYCLSQAVPGSTHYGYYVISYEFVYVGNLHVRNALIVAALFSMIGGVAVFVTSIMLLIALTKEYEKKMLPWIYVFAIFTIFRVVSFIFFSIVNDMIFAYNIMMCFLWVVFSCFSIYGWLLVYSLYIELSDLTKLEDLAHLRMGTMQSLNASTTHSIAGSRPTTPHSTVSTMPVN, via the exons ATGCCAGTAGAAAATACAG GCCTGAAAATGAACTATGGAAAGAAATCTCCAAGCATGGGTACTCCTTCCATATATTCTCATGTTACAACTCGGAGTAGTGCCAATCTTAGATCATCTAGATCCACACGGAGTGTTAAAATACCATGGTATCAAAAACCAATCATAACTAATGCATTTGTACTTGATATTCAAAGAGGAGCTATGATGACTGCTATATACAGTTTG TGTCTGGGGATTTTCACCGTTTGTTCGTCAGTATTTGATATTTATTGCCTGTCTCAAGCCGTTCCTGGGTCTACGCATTATGGTTATTATGTCATCTCTTACGAATTCGTCTACGTGGGAAATCTACatg TTCGCAATGCACTAATTGTTGCTGCTCTCTTTTCAATGATTGGAGGAGTGGCTGTATTCGTAACATCAATAATGCTTTTGATTGCTCTAACTAaagagtatgaaaagaaaatgttgcCGTGGATCTACGTTTTCGCCATTTTCACTATATTCCGAGTCGTTTCATTCATATTCTTCAGTATTGTTAACGATATGATATTTGCATACAACATAATGATGTGCTTCTTATGGGTTGTATTCAGCTGCTTTTCCATCTATGGATGGTTACTCGTGTATTCCTTATATATCGAACTCAGTGATCTGACAAAGCTTGAGGATTTAGCGCATCTGAGG ATGGGGACCATGCAATCACTTAATGCATCTACAACTCATTCTATAGCAGGTTCTCGACCAACAACTCCACACAGCACTGTTTCAACTATGCCAGTCAATTGA
- the LOC105691409 gene encoding serine--tRNA ligase, cytoplasmic, whose product MVLDLDLFRIDKGFNPEKIRENQKKRFKDVGLVDTVVERDTFWRQLRHRADNLNKLKNVCSKEIGEKMKKKELVGGDESVPGEIAESLENVTSENLKKLNVNQIKKVRGLIDEAIQQNAQDLVKTETERKAALREVGNHLHESVPVSNDEEENKVERTFGDCTQRKKYSHVDLIHMIDGMDAERGSAVSGGRGYFLVGPAVFLEHALIQFALRKLFDKGYKPLYTPFFMRKDVMQEVAQLSQFDDELYKVVGKGSERGEDKELEEKYLIATSEQPIAAFHRDEWIAEASLPIKYAGLSTCFRQEVGSHGRDTRGIFRVHQFEKVEQFCLTSPHDNKSWEMMDEMISNAESFYQELNIPYRVVNIVSGALNHAASKKLDLEAWFPGSGAFRELVSCSNCLDYQARRLLVRYGQTKKMNATMDYVHMLNATMCAVTRVICAVLEVNQTETGIIVPQAIKQFMPIQYQDEIRFVKPAPIDEVETKKQKKQKEGMQK is encoded by the coding sequence atggTGCTGGACCTAGATCTTTTCCGTATCGATAAGGGCTTTAACCCAGAAAAAATTCGGGAGAATCAAAAGAAGCGATTCAAAGACGTTGGGCTCGTTGACACCGTCGTCGAGAGAGATACATTTTGGCGACAGTTACGGCACAGGGCagataatttaaataaattgaagaatgtGTGCAGCAAAGAGATTGgggagaagatgaagaaaaaagaactcgTTGGCGGAGACGAATCAGTGCCTGGGGAAATTGCAGAGAGTCTGGAGAACGTCACCtcagaaaacttgaaaaagctCAATGTTAACCAGATTAAAAAGGTCCGGGGACTTATCGATGAAGCGATTCAACAAAATGCACAAGATTTAGTAAAAACAGAAACTGAACGCAAAGCAGCACTACGTGAGGTTGGTAACCATCTCCATGAATCTGTTCCAGTAAGCAATGATGAGGAGGAAAATAAAGTAGAAAGAACCTTCGGTGATTGTACACagcgtaaaaaatattctcatgtTGATTTGATCCATATGATCGATGGTATGGATGCAGAACGGGGTAGTGCGGTATCTGGTGGTCGAGGCTACTTCCTTGTAGGACCAGCTGTTTTTTTAGAACATGCACTTATCCAGTTTGCACTTAGGAAGCTGTTCGACAAAGGATATAAGCCATTATACACACCTTTTTTCATGAGGAAAGATGTGATGCAAGAAGTGGCACAGCTATCACAATTTGACGATGAGCTTTATAAAGTAGTTGGAAAGGGTAGCGAGCGTGGAGAGGATAAGGAGCTCGAGGAAAAATATCTTATTGCTACCTCAGAGCAACCAATAGCTGCTTTTCATAGAGATGAGTGGATTGCCGAAGCTAGTCTCCCAATAAAATATGCTGGGCTCTCTACTTGTTTTAGGCAAGAAGTTGGCTCACATGGTCGTGATACCAGGGGTATATTCAGGGTACATCAGTTTGAAAAAGTAGAACAATTTTGTTTGACTTCACCGCATGATAACAAATCTTGGGAAATGATGGATGAAATGATAAGTAATGCAGAATCTTTCTATCAAGAACTTAATATCCCATATAGAGTGGTGAACATTGTTTCGGGAGCACTCAACCATGCTGCTTCCAAAAAATTGGATCTAGAAGCTTGGTTCCCGGGTTCAGGAGCTTTCAGAGAATTAGTATCTTGCAGTAACTGCCTTGATTATCAAGCAAGAAGACTGTTGGTTCGCTATGGGCAAACCAAGAAGATGAATGCTACCATGGACTATGTTCATATGCTGAATGCCACAATGTGTGCTGTTACTAGAGTAATATGCGCAGTTCTTGAAGTTAATCAGACCGAAACTGGCATTATTGTACCACAAGCTATCAAACAGTTCATGCCCATCCAATATCAGGATGAAATCCGTTTTGTGAAACCAGCTCCCATTGACGAGGTCGAAactaaaaaacagaaaaagcaGAAAGAGGGAATGCAAAAATGA